CATTAACATAAACATCTACTTCACTTGCGATTGGATCAGCAGCATTATGAATTATCTGCAATCTTGCTGTAGTAGGAGCTGTGTAAGGTGGTAGCTCGATAACATCTCCCGTTGGTAATGCAGCAAACAATCCAAATGGAGCACCATTTTGATTTCCAGAAGGATCCAGGAATCCGGATGCAAATACAACTGCAGCACCGCCACCAAGACCAGTCAGGTTTGCTTCGAATGTTGCAACTATTGTGTTATTATCATTTGCAGGTGTAATATCCAATAAATATGATGAAGCTGGAACTCTGATGTAATCTGTAAAGTCGCCATAAGCAGCGTCCTCAACAAGTTTACCAACATTTCTTGCTATCACATCCACAGCAGGGGCGTCTGTTGAGCCATGTAAGACAACAAAATCAACTTTGTTATTATACTTACCAGATTCTTTTATTCCATCTTTTGCAAAAAGTGTAAAAGCTATACTTCTTCCGTCTGGGTTTGGTAAGAATCCTGAACCTACAACTCCATTAGCAACTGCTACATATGTTTTACCATTTTGCAAAACAACTGGAATATTTTTTATCGTATCACTTACAGATGTACTATTTGCAGGTGCAATTCCAATATTTAACGTAACTTCTGCAGGAACTGTTACAAAGGGCGTTGCAGTTCTAAAAGCAAAGTTGTCTAATAAAAGATCTCCATTTACATATACATCGACTTCATTTGCCAAAGGATCTGCAGCGTTATGAATAACCTGAAGTTTTGCAGTAGGAAGTATTTGCGGGAATTCAACTACTGTTCCATTAGGAAGAGCTGCAAATAATCCGAATGGCGCGCCATTTTGATTTGATGAAGGATCTAAAAATCCGGAAGCAAATACTACAGCAGATTTACCACCAAGACCATTTAAATTAACATCAAAAGAAGCAACTACAACATTACCATTATTGCCTGGTGTTACTTCTAAAGTATATTCTTTAGCTCTTAAACTTTTGTATTTATAAATCTCAGAATAAGTTAAATTATTGATCAGTTTTCTTTTTCCCCAGAAGTCAGCGCCATCAACTTCTATTTCTTCTTCAGAATTTGATAGATTTGCGTTACTTACATTTAATGATGGGGAATTCGAAGGATTCTTAACCCAGATATCAACTGTTGGGGCATCAGTTGCGCCGTGAACGGTAACAAAATCCACTAACCAATTAGCAAGACCTTGTTCTCTAATTCCATCTTTTGCAAATAATGTAAATGAAATAGGCTTGTTATCAGGATTAGCAGCAAATTGAGTTGGATCTAAAACTCCATTTGCAACAGCTATGTATGTTTTGTTTGGACTAAAAGTAACTTCAAAATTTTTAATTGTATCAGCTGCCGAAGTGCTATTCGGAGGTGCAATACCAATGTTAATAGTCTCATTAGCGGGAACATCAATAAATGGTGTTGCCGTCCTAAATTCAAAATTATCAAGCGCCAAGTTACCATTTAAATAAACATCTACTTGATTAGCAGCAGGATCTGCGGCATTGTGAATAACTTGTAATCGTGCTGTTTGAGCATTTGCTGATATAAAACCAGCTAGAATTAACATGGTAAGAAAGAATTTTTTCATTTTTGATCTCCTTTTATTGGTTATTGATTATAGGTCTTAACAGAAGCACAACCACAAAAGTTCCAATAAATAGTAAAAAATTAATCGGATTTTTTAGGATAGTAATTGTATTACATGGCTCGAATTTTTATTTGCCAATAAATATTATTACAGGCCTTTAATAAAAATAAATTCGCGCTATTAACGATAAAGGAGGAGCTATTGGAACTAAAATTTGAATAAAATGTTTTAACTATAAATAATTAATAAACAGAAATGTGATGAACCATACGAAAAGAAAATACGATGAGAAAAATTTAAGTGCAGTAAAAATAGATCTGGTTCTGTCAGTTATATTATTTCTGGTTGTGGCATTTGTCTGCTTAAATTTTAGTTTACATTCCCCTGCCAGATTTAGTTAGCAGGGGTTTATTTTAATAGTAATCAAAAATTACTTCAGCAACATCATTTTCTTTGTTTGAATAAAATCTCCAGCTTGGAGTTTATAAATATATGTTCCGCTTGCCAGTCTTGAGGCATCAAATTTTACTTCATATCTGCCCGCAGCTTTTTGTTCATTAAAAATCAGCTTTGCAACCTCGGTCCCAAGTATGTCATATACCTTTAAACTTACATTAGCATTGTTAGGAATGCTAAAATAGATTTTTGTACTTGGGTTAAATGGGTTTGGATAGTTTTGTTCAAGTATATCTTTAGTGGGAATTGGATTTGGATCAGGATCTACATCCACAACATTTGTGGTGTCGCCATAAAGAATACCATTTATAACACAGCCTTTAAGTATGCTCTCACTTCCCCCAAATTCATTAAAATAGGTTCTTGATAATCCAAATCCTTTTACTAATGTGTGAAAACAACTACAAGGTAAATTTTCCGAATACATTCTCTCATATGTATCAATGCCTAAATAATTAGTTGGGTACTCCTCTTCAAGAGTATAAAAAGGGTTTTCCGGATAAGTTGGATGAAAAATTGCATCACCAACTTCGGCATTTAAGTTATGAAAGATATATTCACCATTTAGTTCTTCCCAGTAGCGATAAATAAAACCGGTTAAAGAGTCCACACGTAAAAACATTTTAGAAGGAAAAACCAGTAATTGATATCATTTTCATTAACAACAAAATACTTTTTATTATTTATCAAAGTATCTTTAACTATTTCCATATAGCTAGTACCCGCAAATTAATAATCGACTCCTCCCCAGTATTCATACCAGATTGATCATAAGCCCAATGTTTACCACTGGCAAAAGGATACCATCCAAATTCTTCTCTAGAAAATGGAAGTGATTTAATAATTATAATCGAATCAACAGTAATTTTAAATATTCTGTTCTAGAGGCAGCATAAATAATCTCAGAGTTTGGTTTTTTGTATATACCAATTAATTTACTTGGTAATGCTTTGTATTCTGTAAAAGTATATCCGTTGTTAAGTGATTTATAAATTCTTCTTCCATCGGCTAAGTAAACAACTCCCGATTGTGTTGAATCGATTGCAATATAGATTTTATTTTGGCTGTAAAATGTTTTTGTCCATGTAAAAAAACTACCCTTATTGTTTGAAACATTGAACGAATAGCCGCCATAAGTTTTGTTAACTCTATAAACATGGAACTGATTGACATCGTATAATAACTTTGAATATTGATCAAAGATAACTAGTGCTGTATCTGATAATTCTCCATTCCTGCAAAAATTACTATTTTCATCAAATCCAAACATTACTTCATCATCAAAATCTGCTAATGCAATCGGGATAAAGTTCACAACAGCAGGAATTGAATCTAATGGAAAAGTGTAACCTCCATCCCAGCTTCTTATTTCTCCACCACCATCAAAGACAAAGACTTTTAATGGATTTTGCTTTGAAATATCAATTCTATAAAAAGGACTGATAAAATCCAAAAACTAAAGAATCAATTCTCGCAATATATGATCCATAATCAACATAAATTAGATCCCCAACATTTATAAAGTTTGAAGTATCACCAGGGAAAAACTCAAAATCTGCAACTGATTTAATATCAGCACCAACGGGATAGATAATTGAATGCGCATCAATTATCTGTTTTTCATAACTGCTCTGAACATTAAACTTATAAACAGGATTGTATATATATTGATCAGAACCAAATCTATATAATAAAATAGTTTGTGCATCAGGGCTTTCAATTCCATCTAAGGAATGAAATTGTTGCGGAAATATGGAAGTGATTAAACTAATAACTAAAAGAACTTGAACTAACTTTCTCATAAAACCTCCCAAAAGAGTCTTTTAAACTTAAGAAATGGTTTAATAGAAAGGAAAGAAGTAACAGACTAAATATTTCTTTGTCTTAGTATTTCGAAAAGGAGTACACCAGTTGCAACAGAAACATTAAGTGATTGGATTTTCCCTTTCATCGGAATGCGGACAAGATGATCACATTTATCTGCAGTAAGTTTTCTAATTCCTTTTTCTTCATTTCCAACAATTACAGCAATAGGAATTTTATAATCAACTTTAGTGTAATCTTTAGCACCTTCAAGATAAGAGCCAACAATCCAGAATCCCTTTTTCTTTAGTTCATCGATTGTTTGCGCAAGATTATTTATTAGTGTAATCTTAACATGTTCGCTTGCACCAGCAGATGTTTTAACAACTGTTTCATTTATCGGAGCCGAATTGTTTTTTGTAATTATAATACCGTCAACACCGCTGCAGTCCGCACTGCGCAAAATTGCACCAACATTGTGTGTATCCTGTATCGAATCTAATATTAATAGAAGCGGGTAGGCAGCTTTTTTTGATTCATTAATAATCTCGTAAAGATCATAATATTTTTGTTCGGATTTTGATGCCGCAACACCTTGTGCGATTTTACTTTGTGTTATCTGTCTGAATTTTTCAAACGGAACCTGGTTTACTTTTATTCCTTTTTTCTTAGCAGAAACTCGAATCGCTTCGATTATTCCGCCTTCCTGCCCGAATAAAATAAAAACTTGCGAAACTTCTTCATCAGAATTAAGTGCTTCTAAAACCGGTTTTCTTCCAATTATCAGACTCACTTGCTGTATTCCTTTGAGTATGTGAATTTATCTTTATCAACTTCGAAAGTGCAGAATTTACTATTATTCTTTTTATCGGGAAGAAATTCTTTTATAATCAAAATCTCTTTTTTGAAAATATTAAAATCTACAATTGCGCTGTTAATACTTCCGTCCTGTTTAATAATATTAATTGTAAACTCACCAAACAAATCTTCAAAATCAATTTCTACATTTGCTGGTTGAACTTTTGCCATATAATCGTTCAATGCAGTTAAGCCAAGTAAACTAATATCAATTACTTTTTTTTCTTTGCGAGCTTGTGCAGTGATTTTATAATTGAGAAATGAGAATATCTTTAATGTTTCGAACTTAAATCTGTATTGTTGTTTTCCCTTTACACCATCTTTATGAAAATAAATTTTACAGTTAAACTCAATTTCGGTTTTCTTTTTTGCGGGAGTAGCTTTTTTAAGTTTGTCTATATTCTTTTCCCGTGCTTTGGGAATTTGTGGAACTTCTTTTGGTTTTTTTAGAGCCATTAACTTTTAAGTAATGATTTTAGTTTATCAAGGTCATCAATTTTAATTAATTGTTGTTCACCATTAGAAAGATTTTTAACATTTAATTCGCCGCGTTTGTATTCATCACCGCCAACAAAAACAACGAACTTTGCATTGAATTTATTTGCTTCTCGCATTTGCGCTTTAACACTTCTGTTTAAATAATCGTAATCACAGCTAAATTTTTCTCTTCGTAAGTTTGAGGCGATGTTTGCGACTTCAAGATCAAGTTCTGCATCAATTCTTATTAAATAAACATCAATAGAGTCATTTTGTAAATTTAATGCTTTTTCATTTTCACAAGCTAAAAGAATTCTTTCCATTCCTGCTGCAAAACCCACGCCGGGAGTTGCTTTGCCGCCAAGTTCTTCAACTAGTAGGTCGTATCTTCCGCCGCCGCATAAAGCACTTTGCGAACCAACACTTCCGCTAACAATTTCGAAAGTAGTTTTTGTGTAATAATCTAATCCGCGTACAAGTGCTGGATCAATTTCAAATAAAATTCCAACTTTAGCAAGATATTTTTTTACGACATCAAAATCATTTTTACTCTGTTCGTCAAGATAATCGATTAATAAAGGTGCATCTTTCATAATCTGCTGATCAACTTCAATCTTGCTGTCGAATATTCTTAAAATGTTCGTCTCAAATCTTTTTCTGCTCTCTTCTGATAACTTATCTTTTTTATCTTTTAAATAATCACGCAAAACATTTTTATAATTTTCTCTTACTTCAGGAATTCCAAGCGAATTAATTTTTACAATTAAATTTTTTAATCCAAGATTTTTTAAGATATGATATGCAACCTGGATCATTTCAGCATCAAGTAACGGTGACGTACTTCCCAATGCTTCAGCGCCAAACTGATGAAATTGTCTAAGTCTTCCAGCTTGTGGTCTTTCCTGTCTGAACATCGGACCGATATAATACAATTTATTTAAAGATTGCTGAGCACCTAGCGATTGCTCGACAAATGATCTTACAACTCCCGCAGTATTTTCCGGACGTAAAGTTATACTTGTCTCACTTCTATCTTTAAAAGTGTACATCTCTTTGCTAACAATATCAGTTTCTTCCCCGATTCCGCGAGCAAACAATGCAGTCTCTTCAAATATTGGAGTGCGAATTTCTTTATAGTTAAATAATTGAAATGTATCCCTAAGTAGCTTTTCAAGATATTGCCATTTTACAATATCAGAAGGTAAAATATCTTTTGTTCCGGTTATTGCTTTAATCATAGATGTTTTAAATGTTTGTCACACTGAGCGAAGTCGAAGTGTGATGGATTTAATAATTAATAGGAAAGTTCATCCTTCCTCTTCGCTCAGGATGACAACGGAACTATAATTCTAAAAAGTGTTCTTCTTCTTCACCGAATAGCTTAACAATTTCATCGGCATTATTGGCTTCCAGTAGCCTATGTCTAAAATCATCTTTATTCATCAAGCGTGAGATTCTGCTTAATAATTTTATGTGCGTGCTTATCAAATTATCCTTGCCAACAAGCAGAAAAATTAGTCGAACAGGATTACCATCAAGTGCATCATAATCAATTCCATCTTTAATTTTTCCAAAAGCACCAATTATTTCCTTAACAGCATTTGTTTTGCCATGTGGAATCGCAAATCCTTTTCCAACTCCTGTTGACATAACTTTTTCACGATCAAGTACAGCGGATCTTACTTTTTCAATATCTTCTACACGGGGATCATTTTTAAACAGATCAATCAGCTCATTAATAATCTCTTCTTTTGATTCACCCTGTAAATCAGAAATAATAAATTCTGGTTTTAATAGTTCACTTACTTTCATTTAAACTCGAATTGAATTAATAAGGTTATCAAATAATACGTTTTATCTAAAAGGCAATTTACCAATGGAATGATAGTTTTACAATGAGAAGTGCAAATGAAGTATAAAATAATTAGTTCATCATTGCTGTTAATCGAACGAAAGCATTCTTTGCAAGCTCATAATTTGGATTTTGCTTCAAAGATTCTGCATAAGAATTAAGCGCCGAATACCAATCGCCGCGTTTTTCATAAATTCTCCCAAGATTGTAATATGGAAAATGACGCGGCTCATAATCCGGTGCTTCAATAGCTTTTTCTAACCAATATATTGCTTCATCAAATTGTTCGAGGTTTATAAGATAAGATCCAATATCATTGTATGGATTTCCAAAATTTGGATCTAGATCGATTGCTATTTTACATTCGTCAATTGCCTCTTCAAACTTGCCATTTAGACTGAATGCCCATCCTAAAAAAGTATGCGCTTTAGGCGTAGGATAGTAATCAATTGATTTTTTGTAAGCATCAATCGCCTCTTTAATATTGCCAATCATATGAAGCTGATAGGCTTTATTAAAATACTCAACAGCTAATTCTATTTTATCTTTATCGACCATTTTATTTCATTACTCTTTTTGAACTTTTTGCATAAATAAACAATTCATACCAAAAATTCAATTTTGAAATTTAGTGCGTGATTATAATCATAAAATCGTTTCTTTATTATCGAGTTTTTACTGAAATATTTTACCCCAAAAATAATTTGCCTGAATGGAACCATTTGTTTGTCTTTTTAGTTTTTATTGATGTAATAATTAAAAGGAAAATCATGAAAGAAGGTCCGGTAAGATTAGCGGAATTTGAAAATGATGATAACAATCATTTTTTAAGTTCGATTGAGACTCCAATTCGTAGTGATGCTTTTGAAATAGATGATGAATTAAAGATTGAGTTAATTGAGAAAAAGTTTAAAGAAATTATGGAAGTTCTTGGACTAGATTTGACAGATGATAGTTTGAAAGACACACCAAAAAGAGTTGCAAAGATGTACGTTAAAGAAACTTTCAGCGGATTAAATCCCAAAAATAAACCAAGCGTTACATTATTTGATAACAAATATAAATTCACAGAAATGTTGGTTGAAAAACATATTTCTGTTTACTCTTACTGCGAACACCACTTTGTTCCGATAATTGGCAAAGCACATGTTGCATATTTTTCCAGCGGTAAAGTTGTTGGCTTATCAAAGATAAATAGAACCGTCCAGTACTTCGCTAAACGTCCGCAAGTGCAGGAAAGATTAACTGTTCAAATTGCTAACGAATTGAAGGATATGCTTAAAACTGAAGATGTTGCTGTAGTAATAGAAGCTGATCATTTATGTGTTGCCTCACGCGGTGTGCAGGATGTTAACAGTTCAACAATTTCCTCTAGTTATCACGGTAAATTTTTAAATCACCATGTACGCGAAGAATTTTTAAGATATGTTTATGACGGGAAAAGATAATAAAATAAAATTATAAGTCTCACACTGAGCGCAGCTGAAGGGTGACGAATGATTAATGAAAAGTCATCCTTCCACTTCGCTAAGGATGACTTTTGTTAATTAAAGCAATGCCCTATTTCCTACCAACAAACTTCTTTCCATCTTCACTTAAATTCTTTGCATAAATTTCAGGATTCTTTGCAAATTTTGTATCGCAACCGGGGCAACAGAATGCGTAGACTTTTCCATTGTACTCAACTGTTGGAGAATCTGCTTCAACTTCATTTCCTTTTACGGGACAGACTTTATTCCATGGATCTTTAGAAACCATTTCTTTATTGTCATCAAGTTTTTGAACTTTATCTACTTCCACTTTTTGATGTGGATCTTTTAATTTTTTTTCTGTTTTTTCTTGTGCGAAACTTACTAAGCTAACACAAAATACAACTGCAAAAACGAACATGAATTGTTTTAACATTTTTTATCTCCTTTTTATTTAAAGAACACTTAATCTTAATCCAAAATAAAATTTAGCTCCATCTATAGGACCCCAAATCATTGATGCATCAAAATAATTTCCAAAAGGGTCATTTGATGCAATGATAGGATTTGATTGCTTATAGTTAGTTAAATTTTCTACTCCAAGATATAAATCCACAATATCAATCTTTTTTGTTATCTGAGCATTTACAATTAAGTAAGCGGGAAACGTTTCTTGTCTTTGATACTGAACAGGATTTTGCTTTGTACTTGGAATTCTTCCATCACCATTTAATAAAAACGATGAATCAAACACCCAACTATTTTCTTTTGCTGCATATGATAAAGTTAGTAAACCTTTGTATTTACTTGATAACGGTTTAATTAAAAGTTCATTTCCGTAATTTGATTTTACATCAGTGTATCTGAAAGCAGCAGAAACATCAAATCTATCAATTGGCTGATAAGCTAGTTCGATCTGATAATTATTGGAATAAGATTTTCCATTTAAATCATAAAATCTTACTTGTCTAATATCAGAATCAACATCAACCAAAGTTTGCTTTAGAAAATCAGTTCTGTAAAATTCTGCAGTAACTCTTAATTCACGATCATTAATAGAAATATATCTCGTAAGATTCAATCCATAATTCCAAGCTTCTTCGTATGATGGAATATTAACGATAATAAACTCACGTGAACTTGCCAGATAATTTAAATTTTCCGCAAAAAGATTTACTGATCTAAATCCTTTTCCGGCAGAAGCTCTTAGAATTGTGTTCTCGTCTATATTATATTTTACGTGCAATCTTGGAGTAAAGAAAGTTCCATAAAGATTGTGGAAATCAAATCTGATTCCCGGAACAATAGAAACTATATTTGATGGTGCAAAAGTATATTCCGCAAAAACTCCCGGTCGAGATTCATTTCGAGTATAATTTAATCCATCAAATGATTCTCTATAATTATCGTAAGCAAAACTTCCGCCCATAGTAACTGAATGAATATCATCAGCACTTTTAGTTTCAAAAAGTAAATTAGCATAAAAAGATTTTTGGTTTCCATTGTATCGTCTTAATCCCAACAATGAATTTTGATCGTGCCATTGAGCATTTAAAATTAATCCGATACTTGAGTAAGCTTCATCATCAAATACGTAACCATTTTTTGCAAACACTTCATATCTTTTAGTATCGATATTTATGTTGTATGGAGTTGTAGAATTATTTGAACTAAAATCAGAAACCTGTCCGCCTCTGCGTTCTTCATTTAAAAACTGCACACCCAATTGAGATTCATATCCTTTAAATGATTGATACTTCCATCTATTTATAAAATTAAACTGTTTAACATTTGGCTGATCTCTGAATGAATCATTATTATCATCAATAGTTTTTAGATTAAAATCAGCGTGGGCAAGAATCATAGTGCTTAAGTTTTCATTTAAATGAGTAGCTGCGTTTGCGTTAAACTCAGTTTTATAATGTGAACTTTGAAAAGCATTAAAATAATATCGCTCAAGATCATCAGGTTTTTTGTACTCAAGATTTATTTGCCCTGTAATAGATTCATATCCATTAACAACCGAAGCTGCACCCTTGGAAACACTGATTGAAGTCATCCACGGACCAGGGATATAACCCAGCCCAAATGTTCCACCAATGCCTTTTAAAGTTGGAATATTTTCAAACAACATTTGATTATACAATCCTGGTAAACCCAGTAATTGAATTTGTTTTGCACCTGTCACCGCATCCTGAAATTGCACATCAACAGATGCGTTAGTTGTAAAACTTTCTGAAAGATTACAACAAGCTGCCTTCAGTAGTTCTTTTGATGTTATCACCTCAGTATTCTTTGCATCAAATTGATCAATAAATTTTGAAAGTGATGTGCCGGTTACTACAACTTCTTTGAGTTCTCTGTTTACAGCTAACACTATTTCTATACTGTCTTGATCAATTGGAATTTCCAGAGTATCCTGTTTGTACCCAATATAGCTTATAATAAGATGCAGGTGATCGGATTTAATTTTCATTAAATTAAAAACACCATCTAAATTTGTTGTTGTGCCAATTTGTGTTCCTTCCCAAAAAACATTTGTCCCGATTAGAGGAACCTTTTCATTTTTATCATCAAGTTCATAAACAATTCCCTTTAAATTCTGTGCAATTCCCGCAAAGGAGAAAAGAAGAATAAAAAGAGAATAAATAATTAATTTCATTGTTATACCAATTTGTTAGAAATTATTTAATATAAAGTCATTCAGATCGATTAATTGAGCAA
The window above is part of the Ignavibacteriales bacterium genome. Proteins encoded here:
- a CDS encoding DUF4397 domain-containing protein — its product is MKKFFLTMLILAGFISANAQTARLQVIHNAADPAANQVDVYLNGNLALDNFEFRTATPFIDVPANETINIGIAPPNSTSAADTIKNFEVTFSPNKTYIAVANGVLDPTQFAANPDNKPISFTLFAKDGIREQGLANWLVDFVTVHGATDAPTVDIWVKNPSNSPSLNVSNANLSNSEEEIEVDGADFWGKRKLINNLTYSEIYKYKSLRAKEYTLEVTPGNNGNVVVASFDVNLNGLGGKSAVVFASGFLDPSSNQNGAPFGLFAALPNGTVVEFPQILPTAKLQVIHNAADPLANEVDVYVNGDLLLDNFAFRTATPFVTVPAEVTLNIGIAPANSTSVSDTIKNIPVVLQNGKTYVAVANGVVGSGFLPNPDGRSIAFTLFAKDGIKESGKYNNKVDFVVLHGSTDAPAVDVIARNVGKLVEDAAYGDFTDYIRVPASSYLLDITPANDNNTIVATFEANLTGLGGGAAVVFASGFLDPSGNQNGAPFGLFAALPTGDVIELPPYTAPTTARLQIIHNAADPIASEVDVYVNGGLLLDNFAFRTATPYVDVPAGVSLNIGVAPGNSTSAADTIKNFAVTFEGGKTYVALANGVVNPSGFAPNPNGRDISFTLFAKADAREEANSNSKVDLFAVHGSTDAPAVNIRSLFGLSLSNISYGDVSNYVSLPASRNWVIIYTTNPFQLVGVYNADLRTLGGNSAVVFASGFLNPSANQNGEPFGIFVALANGAVVQLPKILGKEADDYMNKILGETGEIAEVSEYNLDQNYPNPFNPSTRIAFSIPNNANVTLKVYDILGTEVAELISNEQRAAGKYEINFDASRLASGTYIYKLQAGDFVQTKKMILLK
- a CDS encoding T9SS type A sorting domain-containing protein; the encoded protein is MYSENLPCSCFHTLVKGFGLSRTYFNEFGGSESILKGCVINGILYGDTTNVVDVDPDPNPIPTKDILEQNYPNPFNPSTKIYFSIPNNANVSLKVYDILGTEVAKLIFNEQKAAGRYEVKFDASRLASGTYIYKLQAGDFIQTKKMMLLK
- the rlmB gene encoding 23S rRNA (guanosine(2251)-2'-O)-methyltransferase RlmB, whose protein sequence is MSLIIGRKPVLEALNSDEEVSQVFILFGQEGGIIEAIRVSAKKKGIKVNQVPFEKFRQITQSKIAQGVAASKSEQKYYDLYEIINESKKAAYPLLLILDSIQDTHNVGAILRSADCSGVDGIIITKNNSAPINETVVKTSAGASEHVKITLINNLAQTIDELKKKGFWIVGSYLEGAKDYTKVDYKIPIAVIVGNEEKGIRKLTADKCDHLVRIPMKGKIQSLNVSVATGVLLFEILRQRNI
- a CDS encoding histidine--tRNA ligase, whose protein sequence is MIKAITGTKDILPSDIVKWQYLEKLLRDTFQLFNYKEIRTPIFEETALFARGIGEETDIVSKEMYTFKDRSETSITLRPENTAGVVRSFVEQSLGAQQSLNKLYYIGPMFRQERPQAGRLRQFHQFGAEALGSTSPLLDAEMIQVAYHILKNLGLKNLIVKINSLGIPEVRENYKNVLRDYLKDKKDKLSEESRKRFETNILRIFDSKIEVDQQIMKDAPLLIDYLDEQSKNDFDVVKKYLAKVGILFEIDPALVRGLDYYTKTTFEIVSGSVGSQSALCGGGRYDLLVEELGGKATPGVGFAAGMERILLACENEKALNLQNDSIDVYLIRIDAELDLEVANIASNLRREKFSCDYDYLNRSVKAQMREANKFNAKFVVFVGGDEYKRGELNVKNLSNGEQQLIKIDDLDKLKSLLKS
- a CDS encoding PTS sugar transporter subunit IIA, yielding MKVSELLKPEFIISDLQGESKEEIINELIDLFKNDPRVEDIEKVRSAVLDREKVMSTGVGKGFAIPHGKTNAVKEIIGAFGKIKDGIDYDALDGNPVRLIFLLVGKDNLISTHIKLLSRISRLMNKDDFRHRLLEANNADEIVKLFGEEEEHFLEL
- a CDS encoding tetratricopeptide repeat protein, translated to MVDKDKIELAVEYFNKAYQLHMIGNIKEAIDAYKKSIDYYPTPKAHTFLGWAFSLNGKFEEAIDECKIAIDLDPNFGNPYNDIGSYLINLEQFDEAIYWLEKAIEAPDYEPRHFPYYNLGRIYEKRGDWYSALNSYAESLKQNPNYELAKNAFVRLTAMMN
- the folE gene encoding GTP cyclohydrolase I FolE, which translates into the protein MKEGPVRLAEFENDDNNHFLSSIETPIRSDAFEIDDELKIELIEKKFKEIMEVLGLDLTDDSLKDTPKRVAKMYVKETFSGLNPKNKPSVTLFDNKYKFTEMLVEKHISVYSYCEHHFVPIIGKAHVAYFSSGKVVGLSKINRTVQYFAKRPQVQERLTVQIANELKDMLKTEDVAVVIEADHLCVASRGVQDVNSSTISSSYHGKFLNHHVREEFLRYVYDGKR
- a CDS encoding YHS domain-containing protein; the protein is MVSKDPWNKVCPVKGNEVEADSPTVEYNGKVYAFCCPGCDTKFAKNPEIYAKNLSEDGKKFVGRK
- a CDS encoding TonB-dependent receptor; this translates as MKLIIYSLFILLFSFAGIAQNLKGIVYELDDKNEKVPLIGTNVFWEGTQIGTTTNLDGVFNLMKIKSDHLHLIISYIGYKQDTLEIPIDQDSIEIVLAVNRELKEVVVTGTSLSKFIDQFDAKNTEVITSKELLKAACCNLSESFTTNASVDVQFQDAVTGAKQIQLLGLPGLYNQMLFENIPTLKGIGGTFGLGYIPGPWMTSISVSKGAASVVNGYESITGQINLEYKKPDDLERYYFNAFQSSHYKTEFNANAATHLNENLSTMILAHADFNLKTIDDNNDSFRDQPNVKQFNFINRWKYQSFKGYESQLGVQFLNEERRGGQVSDFSSNNSTTPYNINIDTKRYEVFAKNGYVFDDEAYSSIGLILNAQWHDQNSLLGLRRYNGNQKSFYANLLFETKSADDIHSVTMGGSFAYDNYRESFDGLNYTRNESRPGVFAEYTFAPSNIVSIVPGIRFDFHNLYGTFFTPRLHVKYNIDENTILRASAGKGFRSVNLFAENLNYLASSREFIIVNIPSYEEAWNYGLNLTRYISINDRELRVTAEFYRTDFLKQTLVDVDSDIRQVRFYDLNGKSYSNNYQIELAYQPIDRFDVSAAFRYTDVKSNYGNELLIKPLSSKYKGLLTLSYAAKENSWVFDSSFLLNGDGRIPSTKQNPVQYQRQETFPAYLIVNAQITKKIDIVDLYLGVENLTNYKQSNPIIASNDPFGNYFDASMIWGPIDGAKFYFGLRLSVL